One window of the Gambusia affinis linkage group LG13, SWU_Gaff_1.0, whole genome shotgun sequence genome contains the following:
- the LOC122843014 gene encoding DNA damage-inducible transcript 4 protein-like isoform X1 gives MSFSCNQSLDGSFPPSPAEGRSSQRLSWSNLLQKLAELKGLNQRYCRSETGSVADLSLSESDSSFFCYPLEETLAAEVVGTITQSLNNASPILCCSKLILPDRLMCNISRELLHLAVNEPCGLRGAMIDLCVERGAQGLLCTVDQIAVDASLVPTFHVTLVLRPESGGLWPRVQKLFKGGKPPSAMSPRRHKTLRLSRSFRAIKRKLYSSELLIEECC, from the exons atgtctttttcttgCAACCAATCTCTCGATGGTAGTTTTCCTCCATCCCCAGCGGAGGGCAGGAGCTCCCAGAGGCTGTCCTGGAGCAACCTGCTGCAGAAGCTGGCTGAGCTGAAGGGGCTCAATCAGAGGTACTGCAGGAGTGAAACCG GATCTGTGGCAGACCTATCCCTGTCGGAGTCCGACAGTAGCTTCTTCTGTTACCCCCTTGAAGAGACCTTGGCTGCAGAGGTGGTGGGCACAATCACACAAAGCCTTAACAATGCGTCACCCATCCTGTGCTGCTCCAAACTCATCCTACCTGACCGTCTAATGTGCAACATCAGCCGAGAGCTGCTCCATCTGGCTGTCAACGAGCCCTGCGGACTGAGGGGGGCCATGATCGACCTGTGTGTGGAAAGGGGGGCTCAGGGGTTGTTGTGCACTGTGGATCAAATAGCAGTAGATGCCAGCCTGGTCCCGACCTTCCATGTGACCCTGGTTCTGAGGCCGGAGTCCGGAGGACTGTGGCCCAGGGTGCAGAAGCTCTTCAAAGGTGGAAAGCCTCCGTCGGCAATGTCTCCGAGGCGCCACAAAACTCTGAGGCTGAGCAGGAGTTTCAGGGCCATCAAGAGGAAACTGTACAGCTCAGAACTGCTGATTGAAGAATGCTGCTAA
- the LOC122843014 gene encoding DNA damage-inducible transcript 4 protein-like isoform X2, with product MSFPPSPAEGRSSQRLSWSNLLQKLAELKGLNQRYCRSETGSVADLSLSESDSSFFCYPLEETLAAEVVGTITQSLNNASPILCCSKLILPDRLMCNISRELLHLAVNEPCGLRGAMIDLCVERGAQGLLCTVDQIAVDASLVPTFHVTLVLRPESGGLWPRVQKLFKGGKPPSAMSPRRHKTLRLSRSFRAIKRKLYSSELLIEECC from the exons TTTTCCTCCATCCCCAGCGGAGGGCAGGAGCTCCCAGAGGCTGTCCTGGAGCAACCTGCTGCAGAAGCTGGCTGAGCTGAAGGGGCTCAATCAGAGGTACTGCAGGAGTGAAACCG GATCTGTGGCAGACCTATCCCTGTCGGAGTCCGACAGTAGCTTCTTCTGTTACCCCCTTGAAGAGACCTTGGCTGCAGAGGTGGTGGGCACAATCACACAAAGCCTTAACAATGCGTCACCCATCCTGTGCTGCTCCAAACTCATCCTACCTGACCGTCTAATGTGCAACATCAGCCGAGAGCTGCTCCATCTGGCTGTCAACGAGCCCTGCGGACTGAGGGGGGCCATGATCGACCTGTGTGTGGAAAGGGGGGCTCAGGGGTTGTTGTGCACTGTGGATCAAATAGCAGTAGATGCCAGCCTGGTCCCGACCTTCCATGTGACCCTGGTTCTGAGGCCGGAGTCCGGAGGACTGTGGCCCAGGGTGCAGAAGCTCTTCAAAGGTGGAAAGCCTCCGTCGGCAATGTCTCCGAGGCGCCACAAAACTCTGAGGCTGAGCAGGAGTTTCAGGGCCATCAAGAGGAAACTGTACAGCTCAGAACTGCTGATTGAAGAATGCTGCTAA